Genomic segment of Luteolibacter arcticus:
CCAGCCCTTGAGGATCAGGAAGCACGAGAGCACCGCGCACATCGCCGCGATCACGCTGCCGACCAGCAGCGCGTCCTGCATGAAGGCGAAGCGCAGGGGTTCAAACAGATCCATCCAGCGGAGGGGTGGTTAGTTGGGCGCGGCGCTTGGAGGCGAGCAGCCCGTGTTTCGGCGCGAAGATGAAGACGACGAGGAAAACCAGGGTCTGCAAGGTCACGATGCAGCCGCCGGTCGCCCCATTGAAGAAGTAGCTGGCGTAGGCGCCGACCAGGGACGTGGCGGCTCCCATCAGCGAGGAAAGCCCCATCATTCTCCCGAAGCGATCGGTAAGCAGGAAAGCGGTGGCACCGGGTGTGATGAGCATCGCCACCACCAGCACGGCGCCGACGGCTTGCAGCGCGGCAACGGTGACGGCGGACAGCAACGCCAAGAGCAGCAGATGCAATCGTCGCACCGGCAGTCCGAGGGTCCGCGCCTGATTCGGATCGAAGCAGAAAAGCATGAGATCCCGCCATTTCAATCCCAGCACCACGAGCGCGACCACGCTGATGCCAATGACCTGCAGGATGTCTGGATCGGAAATGCCGAGGATATTGCCGAAGATGATCGTCTTCAGATCGACCCGCGCCGGGAAGAGCGAGATCAGCAGCAGGCCCAGCGCGAAATAGGTCGTGAAGACGACCCCCATCGTCGCGTCCTCGCGGATGCGGCTCTGGGTCTTCACGAAGGCCATCGTGCCCGCCGCCAGCAGTCCCGCGACGAAGGCACCCAGCGCAAAAGGAAGGCCGGCCATGTAGGCCAGCACCACTCCCGGGACGACCGCGTGGGATAGTGCATCGCCCATCAGCGACCAGCCCTTCATTGTGACGAAGGACGAGAGAAACCCGCACACCCCGCCGATCAGCGCGCTCACCCAGATGGCGCGCAGCATGTAGTCGTAGTGGAGGGGGGTGAGGAGATCGGAGATCACTGTCCCTCCTCCTCCCGCTGTTTGACGATGTCTTCGCGGCCTTGGCGGTCCTTGTATTCGAGGTGGCCGTCCTTGCCGAAGATGAGCGGGCGCTCGTCGTCGGTGAGCACGCGGACGGCGCGGCCGTCGTGGTCCTGGATGGTCGATTCCTCGAAGTGGAATTGCCGCAGCACACCGCCGAAGGCCTTGGTGAGATTTTGTTCGGTGAATACTTCGGCGGTCGGTCCGTAGGCCAGGATGGTGCGGTTGACCAAGACCACCTGATCACAAAATTCCGGCACGCTGCCGAGGTTGTGGGTCGAGACGAGGATGATGCAGCCGGTCTCCCGTAGCTCGCGGAGCAGGGTGATGATCGCTTCCTCGGTCTTCACGTCGACGCCGGTGAACGGCTCGTCTAACAGAATGATCCGCGCCCCCTGCGCCAACGCGCGGGCGAGGAAGACGCGCTTCTTCTGCCCGCCGCTCAGCTCGCCGATCTGACGGTCGCGGAAGTCCCACATCGTCACCCGGCGCAGGCTATCTTCCACGGCGGCCTTGTCCGCCGCGCGGGGAATGCGGAGGAAGTTCATCGCGCCATAGCGGCCCATCATCGCCACGTCGGTGACATTGACGGGGAACTGCCAGTCGACCTCTTCGGCCTGCGGCACGTAGGCGACGAGGTTTTCACGGAGGGCATCACGGACCGGCCGGCCATTGATCCGCACCGCGCCGCGGTCGGGCCGGATGAAGCCCATGATGCTCTTGAAAAGGGTGGATTTCCCACTGCCATTCACCCCGACCAGCGCGCAGATGGTGCCGCCCTTCAGGTGAAAGCTCGCGTCGTGGAGCGCCCGGTGGCCGTTTGCATAGGCCACCGAAACAGATTCCACGTCGAGGGTCAGCGGGGTCATGGGTGAAAGCCTTTGACGATCGTGTCGGCATTCGCCTCCAGCAACTTCAAGTAGCTCGGAGCAGGGCCATCGGCCTCGGTCAGCGAATCGACATACAGCACGCCGCCGTAGCGCGCGCCGGTTTCCTTGCACACCTGGCGGGCCGGCTTGTCGCTCACCGTGCTTTCGGAAAAGACCACCGGGATCTTGTTCGAGCGGACGCCGTCGATGACCTTCTGCACCTGCTGCGGGGTGCCTTGGGCATCGGCATTGATCGGCCACAGGTAGAGCTGCTTCAGGCCGTAGTTCGCGCAGAGGTAGGAGAAGGCGCCCTCGCTGCTGACCAGCCAGCGCTGGTCCTCCGGGATGCTGGCAAGCTTCTGCCGCACCGGTTCGTCGAGCGCCTTGATCTTCGCCGTGTAGGCCGCGGCATTGGCGTTGTAGGTCGACTCATTGACCGGATCCATTTTCACCAGCGCCTTGCGGATGTTCTCCACGTAGATGGCGGCATTGGCCGGGGACATCCACGCGTGGGGGTTGGGCTTGCCGGTATAGGGGCCCTCGCTGATTCCCATGGGGAGGACGCCCTCGGTAAGCACCGCGCTCGGCACGTCCTTCACGTTCTGGAAAAACTTCTCGAACCATAGCTCGAGGTTCATGCCGTTCCACAGGACAAGATCGGCGCTCTGGGCCTTCACGATATCCTTCGGCGTCGGTTCGTAGCCGTGGATTTCCGAGCCGGGCTTGGTGATCGACTCCACCTCGGCAGCATCGCCGGCGACCTCGCGGGCCATGTCGGCGATGATCGTGAAGCTGGTGACGACCTTCTTCTTCCCCGACGAGGCGGTGGTTGCCGGTTTGCAGCCGGCGAACAAGGCCGCTCCGAGGGCGAGGGCCAGCACGGCACGGCGTTTCACAAGGGCGGCGGTCACGGCCTGAGTTTGGTTTCGAGTGGTGTTCATCGCAACGTAGAATCTTAGAAGAGGCTAAATTTTGGGTTAAAACTTTTTGCTCAGGCCGAGGAACGGGGTCACGTCGGCCGAAGCATCGGTCAGGCCAAGCCGGACGCCGCCGTCGAGCTGGGTGGTATTGTCGAGAGCATAGGTCCAGCCGGTGTTGAAATAGGCCTCGGTGTGGTCATCGGAGTCGGCGCTGAAAATGCCGACCAACTCGAAGAACGCGGCCAACTCGTCGGTGATCGCATGGCTGGCGGTCGCCGAGTTCAGCGAGACCGCATGGTAGCCGCTGTCGTCGCCGTCCACGGCGAAGTCGAGCTGGGTCATCACTGCACAGTTCCATTCGCCCGGGCCGTCGAAGGCGAGGGGAATGATGACGCCGCCTTCCAGCTTGCCGTTGCCGAGGTCGCTGTTGGCGGTCGGCAGCTTGAGGTAGGGCATCACGGCCAGCGCGGTGGAGCCCACGTCGTTGCCCCAGATATTGCGCTTCAGGCGGACTTCGATGTCGCCGAAGCCTTCCGCGCCGCTGTCTTCGTGGGTGTAGAAGGGGATCACCACTTGCAGGTCGGTGCAGGCATTGAGTCCAACCTTCGCGTTCACTTCGCCGAGCGAAACGCTGTCGTCTTCGCCGTCGCGTTGCCAAGTGAGGGCTTCCATCTCGAATTGGAAATGCCCGGCATCGACGGTGTAGGGGCTTTCGGTGGTGTCGGGGCGATCGGTGCTCAGAGGGCGGAGTTCCTGTCCGAAGAGCGAAGTGCAACAGGCGGAAAGCAGCAACAAGCGGGCGGGGGAGTTAGTCATCGCGGATAAAATTAGCCCAGGCTAAATTCGAGGCGCAAGCGCGGATTTCTAATAATCGGCCGGGCCCTTGGAATCAGGCGGCGGGACTCAGCCGTGCATCAGCTCTGCGGCCAGCCAGCGCTCGAAGGCGGGGTGATCGTTCAAGTCGTACTGCCACGACCGGAAGCCGAGTTTCTTGCCAGTCTCGATGTTCGCCGGCAGGTCATCGATGTAGCGCGTCTCTGCCGGCTTCAAGCCGTGGGCGGTGATGGCGTGGTGGTAAATCTCCGGCTCCGGCTTGATCGAGCCGGTTTCGTAAGAAAGCACCGCGCCGCCGAAGTGGCGGAAGACCTCGTAGGTCTCGAAGATCCACGGGCAGTGGATGCCGTTGGTATTCGAAAACAAAATCAGCTGGTGCCCGCCGGCCGCGAGGCTTTCGACCACCTGCCACATCGCCTTGTTCGGGGTGAAGATGTTCCGCCAGGCGTGGAGGAAGTCCGCCTCATTGACAGGAGAGCCGAGCCGCTCGATGGCCCATGGGACATAGTCCGCCACCGAGATGCGCCCGCCTTCGAAGTCGTCCTTCTTTTCCAACAAGACGGACAGCCGCTCGTGGCCATTGTCCGTTCCGGGTGGCAGCAGCGTGGCGAGCGAGGGCTCGAAATGGAAGTCGAGGAGCACCTTGCCGATGTCGAAGAGAAAGGTCATGCGGTGGCCCGAGGCTGTACGATGGAAATGGAGGAGCCAAGTCTTGGAACAGGTCTGGGTTCCCGGCCCTTCGCTTCTGGATGTCGCTTGCCCGGCCACTACCTCGGCATTGGCACGTCGGAGGGGCGGACTTGGGCGAAGATCTGCGGGAGCAGCTCAAGAATCCTCCAGCCGCTGGTAATAGAGGCCGCGATAGGGACACGAGTAGTCGGGAAAGAGCGGCAAGTTGAGCGACTTCTCCAGATCGGTCCAGCTATCCACCAGCGTGTAGCCTTCGGCTTCCATCTCGGCCGTCACTTGCTCAACGCTCCGAACCTGACAGGGGACCGCCCAATCGCGGCCTTGCTGGACCGTGAAGAACGCCTTCCCGCGGGCTCGCATCGGGCTGCGATTGACCATGAAGTGCGCCGGTCTGGTTCCCATGGCGTCGAGAAAGGCAGACATCGATCCTTCCCAGTAGTGCAGCGCTCCGGCGGCGAGCGCGACATTGCACGTCGATCCGGCGGCCATGCGGTCGGTAAAGACGAGCCGCGGCGGCACGCCATCGAGGAAGAATCTGGTGGAGGCCTGGGAGATGACATCCGGTAGATCCTGGACGATCCAGCGTTCCAAACGATCCTCCGGCAAGAGATGTGAAAAGTTCACATAGGTTTGTCCGACCCCGCCACCGAAGTCGAAGACACTGAGCTTCTCGGTCCGGATGGCTTCCTGGAGCCAGAAGAGGACCGGGTAGTCGCTCATCCGGATGGTCGAGGAGAGCGTGAAATTGGAGCCGATCAAATTGCCGTCCAAGTGCCCGCAGGTGTCCGCGCGATGGCGACGGACCGCTTCCCGCGCTTCGTCAATCGACTCGAAGATGCCAGAAGCTCCGGAGAGCCGTTGGAATACTTGTCCTGCTCGCCGGCTCTTGCCGGCGCGGAGGATCACTTGTTTTACGGGACGAAGGTTCAGTCCTCGGGAAACCATCGGGGGGATCATGGTAACGGGGGGGTGGGGGGAACAAAAGGAGCCAAGACTCCTATGTATGAACCATGTCCTGTAAATGAATGGCGACGGGATGTCTAGGAATAGATAGATCTCCGAATTGATCGGGGTATTAGCAAGCAATCGGGAATCATTAACATTCGGATATTCCCCATGACTGGGAAATCTTATGCAAGCGCCGGAGAGAAGGCCCCGGATCAGCGGCCCGTAGTGCCCGGGTTATCCCTGGGCTGAGCCCTTGCATCGCTCCAGAATGTGTCGCGCCGAGGCGATGGCTCCGGCATTGCGGCCGTGGAGGGCGAGCTTGCGTTTCATCGAGCGCCACAGGGCGGCGTCATCGGCGAGCAGGTCGGTCACGGCGGCACGCATGGTTTCCGGAGTGTCGGCGAGGCGGCCGGAGCCGATCGATTCCAGCAGGCGCAGGTTGCCTTCTTCCTGGCCGGGGACGAGGTGATGCACCAGCATCGGGCAGCGCGCGGCGATGGCTTCATGGACCGTCGCGCCACCGGCCTTGCCGATGACGAGGTGGTGGCTGTTGAGGAGCTGCGGGACCTTGCGCGTCCAGCCCTTGATCTTTACCCGGCCGGGGAAGGCGTCGCGGATCTCCTTCGCCCTCTTCCACAGGTGGCGGACGTTCTTGCCCAGCACGATGGTGATCTGGGTGCGCGGCGAGGCCTGGAGCACGGCCTTGGCAAAGCGCCGGACCTGAAGGCGGCGGGAGGTGCTGAAAAACAGCACGCGAAACGGCTCGCAGGCATCGTCCGCGGCCAACGGGGTGAGCCGGGAAAAAGCGGGATTCACCGGGAAGCCGGTGTCGATCACCCGCTCGGCCGGCAGACCGCCGCGGATCATCGTGTCGCGGGTGTAGGCGTCCGACACCAGCCACTCGCCGGTCGGGCACTTCAGCCAGGCGGCGTTGATCTCGATGGAGTCCGTGACGACGGTGAAGATCTTCGGGGGGCGGGGATTTCCTTCCAGCAGGCGCTCGAGGAAATACGGGTAGAGCGGGTAGGTGGCGACCACTGCGTCCGGCTGCCAGGTATCCACCAGTTCGCCGAGCTTGCGCTCCGGCTTGCGCATCAGCGGCATGCGCTGTTTGGAAAAATCGACATCCCCGGTGCGGAGATAGACGCGATACCATAGCCCCGGAAAGCGGGTGGTGACAAAGCGGTAGCCATGGCACAGCCAGCGGGTGCTGACCGGCGCGCCGAGCAGGCAGGGATCGGCGACCCGCGCCTCGGCACCGGCTTCCTGCAGCGCCAGCGCCAGATTGCGGGCGGCGCTGTTGTGGCCTTCGCCAAAGGCGGCAGTGCAAATGAGGATCCGGGCTGGCATCGGCGGTTGGCGCGGGGTTCATAAGCCAAAGCGCGGCATTGCGTCGAACGGCATTTGCGGTTTTCGTCTGCCGCCGCATGTCCGAGTCCGATCCCAAGCTGCGCGTCGTCGATGACGAGGCCGAAAAGGCTGACGACGGGGTCGTGCGCTTGAAGGCGGCTGGCACGTCCTTCGAGCAAGTCCAGCGGCTCGCTCCCGAGAAGGTGGCCGAAGCGCCGGAACGCTTGGAATCCCAGCCCCGGGACCTCTTCGAGGGCCGCAGCCAGGAACCAGGCGTGGAGGCGATCCTCGACAAGGAAGAGGTCGTCGAAAACGTCGAACAGCCGTGGGGAATGCGCGATGGCCGGCTGGCGGGGATGCCTTACGGCTGGTTCGTTCTGATCATTGTCGCGGTGATCGCTGCGGGCGTATGGGCGGTGATCCAGATGAGCAAGGGCGAGGCCGAGGTCGCCCAACGGCTGGCCGAAGTGCGCGAAATGAAGGAGGACGACGCCGCCGAGGATCGCACTGCCCGGGAGCTGGTGGATCGGATCGAGCGGGTCGTCGGCGAGTATCTAGCGGCCGATTCGGTGGAAAAAATCGTGCCGTTGATTCGCCACCCGGAACGGGTAAAGCCCTTGATCGAGGCCGAGTGGACGGTCCGGCCGAAGCGGGCGATGAAATTTGCCCGGCTGACGACGTTCCAACCCGCGACCATTCCCGGCGGGGAGTTTTGGATCGTCCGCGCGGAAAGCCGCGATGGGGAGCCGCAAAACCTCATCCTGGAGCAACTGGGCGACACCGGCGTGCGGGTGGACTGGGAAACCCACGTCTGCCATCAGCCGATGGAGTGGGGGCGCTACATTGCCGATCGTCCTTCCAGCTCGGCCATGGACTTCCGCGTCTGGGTGACACCGGATTCCTACTACAGCCACGAATTTTCAGATGCCGGCCGCTGGCGTTGCTACCGGATCACGACGAAGGACTCCGAAGAACACCTGTTCGGCTACGCGCTGGCCGACAGCGAGGTTGCCCGTGAGTTGGAGGATTATTTGAAAAGCGTCCCCAATGGGGTGGCCACGATCATCGC
This window contains:
- a CDS encoding metal ABC transporter permease, which translates into the protein MISDLLTPLHYDYMLRAIWVSALIGGVCGFLSSFVTMKGWSLMGDALSHAVVPGVVLAYMAGLPFALGAFVAGLLAAGTMAFVKTQSRIREDATMGVVFTTYFALGLLLISLFPARVDLKTIIFGNILGISDPDILQVIGISVVALVVLGLKWRDLMLFCFDPNQARTLGLPVRRLHLLLLALLSAVTVAALQAVGAVLVVAMLITPGATAFLLTDRFGRMMGLSSLMGAATSLVGAYASYFFNGATGGCIVTLQTLVFLVVFIFAPKHGLLASKRRAQLTTPPLDGSV
- a CDS encoding ATP-binding cassette domain-containing protein, which encodes MTPLTLDVESVSVAYANGHRALHDASFHLKGGTICALVGVNGSGKSTLFKSIMGFIRPDRGAVRINGRPVRDALRENLVAYVPQAEEVDWQFPVNVTDVAMMGRYGAMNFLRIPRAADKAAVEDSLRRVTMWDFRDRQIGELSGGQKKRVFLARALAQGARIILLDEPFTGVDVKTEEAIITLLRELRETGCIILVSTHNLGSVPEFCDQVVLVNRTILAYGPTAEVFTEQNLTKAFGGVLRQFHFEESTIQDHDGRAVRVLTDDERPLIFGKDGHLEYKDRQGREDIVKQREEEGQ
- a CDS encoding metal ABC transporter substrate-binding protein; translated protein: MNTTRNQTQAVTAALVKRRAVLALALGAALFAGCKPATTASSGKKKVVTSFTIIADMAREVAGDAAEVESITKPGSEIHGYEPTPKDIVKAQSADLVLWNGMNLELWFEKFFQNVKDVPSAVLTEGVLPMGISEGPYTGKPNPHAWMSPANAAIYVENIRKALVKMDPVNESTYNANAAAYTAKIKALDEPVRQKLASIPEDQRWLVSSEGAFSYLCANYGLKQLYLWPINADAQGTPQQVQKVIDGVRSNKIPVVFSESTVSDKPARQVCKETGARYGGVLYVDSLTEADGPAPSYLKLLEANADTIVKGFHP
- a CDS encoding transporter, producing MTNSPARLLLLSACCTSLFGQELRPLSTDRPDTTESPYTVDAGHFQFEMEALTWQRDGEDDSVSLGEVNAKVGLNACTDLQVVIPFYTHEDSGAEGFGDIEVRLKRNIWGNDVGSTALAVMPYLKLPTANSDLGNGKLEGGVIIPLAFDGPGEWNCAVMTQLDFAVDGDDSGYHAVSLNSATASHAITDELAAFFELVGIFSADSDDHTEAYFNTGWTYALDNTTQLDGGVRLGLTDASADVTPFLGLSKKF
- a CDS encoding HAD family hydrolase; this translates as MTFLFDIGKVLLDFHFEPSLATLLPPGTDNGHERLSVLLEKKDDFEGGRISVADYVPWAIERLGSPVNEADFLHAWRNIFTPNKAMWQVVESLAAGGHQLILFSNTNGIHCPWIFETYEVFRHFGGAVLSYETGSIKPEPEIYHHAITAHGLKPAETRYIDDLPANIETGKKLGFRSWQYDLNDHPAFERWLAAELMHG
- a CDS encoding methyltransferase, TIGR04325 family codes for the protein MIPPMVSRGLNLRPVKQVILRAGKSRRAGQVFQRLSGASGIFESIDEAREAVRRHRADTCGHLDGNLIGSNFTLSSTIRMSDYPVLFWLQEAIRTEKLSVFDFGGGVGQTYVNFSHLLPEDRLERWIVQDLPDVISQASTRFFLDGVPPRLVFTDRMAAGSTCNVALAAGALHYWEGSMSAFLDAMGTRPAHFMVNRSPMRARGKAFFTVQQGRDWAVPCQVRSVEQVTAEMEAEGYTLVDSWTDLEKSLNLPLFPDYSCPYRGLYYQRLEDS
- a CDS encoding MGDG synthase family glycosyltransferase is translated as MPARILICTAAFGEGHNSAARNLALALQEAGAEARVADPCLLGAPVSTRWLCHGYRFVTTRFPGLWYRVYLRTGDVDFSKQRMPLMRKPERKLGELVDTWQPDAVVATYPLYPYFLERLLEGNPRPPKIFTVVTDSIEINAAWLKCPTGEWLVSDAYTRDTMIRGGLPAERVIDTGFPVNPAFSRLTPLAADDACEPFRVLFFSTSRRLQVRRFAKAVLQASPRTQITIVLGKNVRHLWKRAKEIRDAFPGRVKIKGWTRKVPQLLNSHHLVIGKAGGATVHEAIAARCPMLVHHLVPGQEEGNLRLLESIGSGRLADTPETMRAAVTDLLADDAALWRSMKRKLALHGRNAGAIASARHILERCKGSAQG
- a CDS encoding DUF1206 domain-containing protein; amino-acid sequence: MSESDPKLRVVDDEAEKADDGVVRLKAAGTSFEQVQRLAPEKVAEAPERLESQPRDLFEGRSQEPGVEAILDKEEVVENVEQPWGMRDGRLAGMPYGWFVLIIVAVIAAGVWAVIQMSKGEAEVAQRLAEVREMKEDDAAEDRTARELVDRIERVVGEYLAADSVEKIVPLIRHPERVKPLIEAEWTVRPKRAMKFARLTTFQPATIPGGEFWIVRAESRDGEPQNLILEQLGDTGVRVDWETHVCHQPMEWGRYIADRPSSSAMDFRVWVTPDSYYSHEFSDAGRWRCYRITTKDSEEHLFGYALADSEVARELEDYLKSVPNGVATIIARLRFPAGSSSPRGVVIEKLVEPRWMYVTDPSKDSP